From Polaribacter haliotis:
ACTACGTAATTGTAATAATGCATTAAAAGTTGCTTTTACAGCATTGTGAGGATTAGAAGATCCTTGAGATTTTGATAAAACATCATGTACCCCAACTGATTCTAATACAGCACGAACAGCTCCACCAGCAATAACTCCTGTACCAGCAGAAGCAGGTTTGATAAATACTTTCGCACCACCAAATTTACCTTTTTGCTCATGAGGTAATGTACCCTCTAAAATTGGTATTCTTATTAAATTTTTCTTTGCATCTTCAACAGCTTTTGCTATTGCTGAAGAAACATCTTTAGATTTTCCTAATCCATGTCCAACAACTCCGTTACCATCTCCAACTACTACAATTGCAGAGAAACCAAATGCTCTACCACCCTTCGTTACTTTGGTAACACGTTGTACACCTACTAATCTATCTACAAGCTCTAACCCACTTGGTTTAACTCTTTCTACGTTTTTATAACCTTGCATAATTTCTTAAAATTTTAAACCAGCTTCTCTTGCAGCTTCTGCTAATACTTTAACTCTACCATGGTATAAATAACCATTTCTATCGAAAGCAACAGCTTCTACACCTGCTTTATTAGCTTTTTCTGCGATTGTTTTACCAACTGCTGTAGCTGCCTCAACTTTAGAACTTGCTTTTATATCTTTATCTCTTGATGAAACTGAAGCTAAAGTAACTCCATTTACATCGTCTACTAGTTGTGCGTAAATCTCTTTGTTACTTCTATAAACCGATAATCTTGGTTTTGTAGCTGTACCAGAGATAATCTTTCTGATTCTACGCTTTATTCTAGCTCTTCTTTGTAGCTTTGATAATGCCATATTGCTATTTATTATGCAGATTTACCTGCTTTTCTTCTTAATAATTCACCAACAAACTTAACACCTTTACCTTTGTAAGGCTCTGGAGCTCTGAAAGAACGGATCTTTGCAGCAATTTGACCCACTAATTGTTTGTCAAATGAAGATAATTTAATGATCGGGTTTTTCCCTTTCTCAGATACTGTTTCGATTTTAACTTCTGGAGCTAATTCTAATACAATATTATGTGAGAAACCTAAAGCTAAGTCTAATTTTTGTCCTTGATTTGAGGCTCTATAACCTACACCAACCAATTCTAACTCTTTTGTCCAGCCTTTACTTACACCTTCAATCATGTTATTGACTAAAGCTCTCATTAAACCATGTTGTGCTTTATGGTCTTTACTTTCTGATGCTCTATCTAAAGTGATAATACCATCTTCAATTTTAATTGATATACCCTCAGAAATAGTTTGATTTAACTCACCTAATTTTCCTTTTACGGTTATAACATTGTCTTTTATGTTTACATCTACACCTTGTGAAATGCTAACGGGATTTTTTCCTATTCTACTCATTTCTTAAGATTTAATAAACGTAACATAAAACTTCTCCTCCAACATTCTCTAGACGTGCTTTTTTGTTTGTCATTACACCTTTCGACGTAGAAACAATAGCAATTCCAAGTCCGTTTAATACTCTTGGCATCTCTGTAGAGCCAACATATTTACGTAAACCTGGTGTACTAATTCGTTGAATTTTTCTAATTACTGACTCTTTTGTTTCTCTGTCATATTTTAAAGCAATCTTAATTGTCCCCTGAACTTTATCGTCATTGAACTGATAGCTTAAAATATACCCTTGATCAAACAAAATTTTAGTCATTTCCTTCTTCAAGTTTGAAGCTGGAATTTCCACTACTCTGTGTCCTGCTGCGATTGCATTTCTTACTCTAGTAAGAAAATCCGCGATTGGATCTGTATACATATTTATTTAAATTGCGATTCCGGTTTTCGAAAGTCTCTATTGTACCTACAGATTTCTCTGTGAAATTCGAACCTATAATCAGTTAACATTCTTATACTCAAAAAAAATAGAGCGTGCAAAGATACACATTCTATTTTTATTTTTAAGCTTTATTTCTGATTTCTACCAACTTGCTTTTCTAACACCTGGTATTAACCCTTGATTTGCCATTTCACGGAAAGTTACACGAGACAAACCAAACTGACGCATATATCCTTTTGGACGACCCGTTAATTTACATCTATTATGTAATCTAATTGGTGATGCATTTCTTGGTAATTTCTGTAATGCTTCATAATCTCCAGCTTCTTTTAAAGCTTTTCTTTTTTCAGCATATTTTGCAACAGTACTTTCTCTCTTGCGCTCACGCGCTTTCATTGATTCTTTAGCCATTTCTTAATTTTTTTTGAATGGTAAACCTAATTCTCCTAATAATGATTTCGCTTCTTTATCAGTGTCTGCAGATGTTACAAATGTAATATCCATTCCATTGATTTTCTTCACTTGATCAATATTTATTTCTGGGTAGATGATTTGTTCAGTAATTCCTAAATTGTAATTACCTCTTCCATCAAAACCATTAGCTTTAATACCGTTAAAGTCTCTTACACGAGGCAAAGAAGCTGTAACCAATCTATCTAAGAACTCGTACATTTTATCTCCACGTAAAGTAACTTTTACACCAATTGGCATACCTTTACGTAATTTAAATGCGGCAACATCTTTTTTAGACATCGTAGAAATTGCTTTTTGACCCGTAATTTTAGTCAGCTCTTCTAAGGCATAATCTATTAATTTCTTATCTGCAATTGCAGCACCAACACCTTTAGAAACAACAATTTTTTCTAATTTAGGTACTTGCATTACATTTTTATAACTGAATTCTTCAGTAAGAGCGGTAACCACTCTATCTTTGTATTCTGCTTTTAATCTTGGTACGTAACTCATGATTATTATTATTTTTTAGTTTTTTTAGAGACTCTAGTTTTAGTATCTCCATCAACTTTATAACCTACTCTTACAGCTACACCTTCTTCTACTAACATTACGTTAGAAATATGAAGTGAAGCTTCTTTCTTTACAATACCACCTTGAGGACTTTGAGCGCTTGGTTTTGTGTGCTTAGAAACTAAGTTTACACCTTCCACTAAAACTCTGTCTTTATCTTTGATGATTTGTAAAACCTTTCCTTCAGATCCTTTGTGATCTCCTGCAATTACTTTTACAGTATCTCCTGATTTTATTTTAAACTTCTTCATTTTATGATAATTTAAAGCACTTCAGGTGCTAATGATACTATTTTCATGAATTGTTTCTCACGAAGCTCACGAGCAACAGGACCAAATACACGTGTTCCTCTCATCTCCTCTGTAGGATTTAAAAGGACACAAGCATTATCATCAAATCTGATATATGACCCATCTTTACGTCTTACTTCTTTCTTCGTTCTTACAACAACTGCTCTAGATACTTGACCTTTCTTTACAGTTCCGTTAGGAGTTGCAGATTTAACTGATACTACAATCTTGTCTCCAATACTTGCGTAACGTTTTCTTGTTCCTCCTAAAACTCTAATTACTAAAACTTCTTTTGCTCCAGTATTATCTGCGACTTTTAATCTTGATTCTGTCTGTAACATATTATTTAGCTCTTTCTAGGATTTCTACTAATCTCCAACGTTTAGATTTACTCATAGGTCTTGTCTCCATGATCCTAACTGTATCTCCTTCGTTGCAATCATTCTGTTCGTCGTGTGCAACGTACTTCTTAGTCTTTAATACGAACTTTCCGTACATTGGGTGCTTAACTCTTTTAGTTTCTGCAACAACAATAGATTTCTCCATTTTGTTACTAGATACAACACCAATTCTCTCTTTTCTAAGATTTCTTTTTTCCATCTTTAAAATTGACTATAGAATTATTGTAATTCTCTATTTGTTAATTCTGTTGCAATTCTTGCTACAGTTCTTCTTAAGCTTCTTAACTCTAATGGATTCTCCATTGGTGTTATGGCGTGAGCCATCTTAAGATCGGTATAATTCTTTTGCAACGCTCCAAGCTTTTCATTAAGATCTGCTGTAGATAATTCTTTTACTTCTGATTGTTTCATTTTTTCTAGAATTAAGCGTTAATATCAAAGTCTCTTGCTACTACAAACTTCGTTCTTACAGGAAGTTTTTGTGCAGCTAAACGTAAAGCTTCTTTTGCAACATTCATTGGCACTCCACCAACTTCGAACAAAATCCTACCTGGTTTAATAACTGCAACAAAATGGTCTGGAGCTCCTTTACCCTTACCCATACGTACCTCTAAAGGTTTCTTTGTAATAGGTTTGTCTGGAAATATCTTGATCCATAACTGACCTTCTCTTTTCATATGACGAGTTGCCGCGATACGAGCTGCTTCAATTTGACGAGAAGTTAACAAGTTCTGATCGATAGATTTGATACCAAACATTCCATTAGAAAGTTGATTTCCTCTACCAGAAATACCTGTCATATTCCCTTTCGCCTTCTGTACCTTACGGTATTTTACTCTTTTTGGCTGTAACATTTTTAATTTCTAATTTTAAAAATTATTTTCTTCTACGAGGTTGACGTTTAGCTCTATCACCTCCACCTTTAGAACCTGATTGTTTCTTAGACAATCCAACTAACGGAGATAATTCTCTCTTACCATACACCTCACCTTTCATAATCCATACCTTAACTCCTAATCTTCCGTATGTAGTATGAGCTTCTACTAATGCATAATCGATATCTGCTCTAAAAGTAGAAAGAGGAATTCTACCTTCTTTAAAATGCTCTGAACGTGCCATCTCAGCTCCGTTTAAACGACCTGAGATTTGGATTTTAATCCCTTCAGCATTCATACGCATTGTTGCAGCGATTGCCATTTTAATAGCTCTCTTATAAGAAATTCTATTCTCAATTTGACGAGCAACACTAGTTGCAACTAATCTTGCATCTAGTTCTGGACGTTTAATTTCAAAAATGTTAATTTGAACTTCTTTACCAGTAATTTTCTTAAGTTCTTCTTTTAACTTGTCTACCTCTTGACCACCTTTACCGATAATAATACCAGGTCTAGCAGTAGTGATAGTAACGGTTACAAGTTTTAAAGTACGCTCAATAATTACTCTTGATACACTTGCTTTAGATAATCTAGCATGTATATACTTTCTTATCTTATCATCTTCAGCAATTTTATCTCCGTAGTCATTTCCACCATACCAGTTAGATTCCCAACCTCTGATGATTCCTAAACGATTTCCTATTGGATTTGTTTTTTGTCCCATATCTACTTCGATTAATTACTTAAATTTTTACTTCCTAACTCTAAAGTAACGTGATTAGAACGCTTACGAATTCTATGAGCACGCCCTTGTGGAGCTGGTCTTAATCTTTTTAACATTCCTGCGCTATCTACACATATAGTCTTAACGAATAGTCCAGCATCTTCAATAGTTGCATCTTCATTCTTAGCTTGCCAGTTTGCAATTGCAGACAATAACAATTTCTCTAAGTTAATAGACGCTTCTTTTGGACTGAATTTTAAGATTTGTAAAGCTTTTTCAACTTCAACTCCTCTAATTTGATCCGCTACTAAACGCATTTTTCTTGGTGATGTAGGGCAGTTAGTAAGCTTCGCGAAAGCACGTTGCTTTCTGTCTGCTTT
This genomic window contains:
- the rpsE gene encoding 30S ribosomal protein S5; the protein is MMQGYKNVERVKPSGLELVDRLVGVQRVTKVTKGGRAFGFSAIVVVGDGNGVVGHGLGKSKDVSSAIAKAVEDAKKNLIRIPILEGTLPHEQKGKFGGAKVFIKPASAGTGVIAGGAVRAVLESVGVHDVLSKSQGSSNPHNAVKATFNALLQLRSASSVAKQRGISLEKVFNG
- the rplR gene encoding 50S ribosomal protein L18, with the protein product MALSKLQRRARIKRRIRKIISGTATKPRLSVYRSNKEIYAQLVDDVNGVTLASVSSRDKDIKASSKVEAATAVGKTIAEKANKAGVEAVAFDRNGYLYHGRVKVLAEAAREAGLKF
- the rplF gene encoding 50S ribosomal protein L6, whose product is MSRIGKNPVSISQGVDVNIKDNVITVKGKLGELNQTISEGISIKIEDGIITLDRASESKDHKAQHGLMRALVNNMIEGVSKGWTKELELVGVGYRASNQGQKLDLALGFSHNIVLELAPEVKIETVSEKGKNPIIKLSSFDKQLVGQIAAKIRSFRAPEPYKGKGVKFVGELLRRKAGKSA
- the rpsH gene encoding 30S ribosomal protein S8 — encoded protein: MYTDPIADFLTRVRNAIAAGHRVVEIPASNLKKEMTKILFDQGYILSYQFNDDKVQGTIKIALKYDRETKESVIRKIQRISTPGLRKYVGSTEMPRVLNGLGIAIVSTSKGVMTNKKARLENVGGEVLCYVY
- the rpsN gene encoding 30S ribosomal protein S14 is translated as MAKESMKARERKRESTVAKYAEKRKALKEAGDYEALQKLPRNASPIRLHNRCKLTGRPKGYMRQFGLSRVTFREMANQGLIPGVRKASW
- the rplE gene encoding 50S ribosomal protein L5, whose product is MSYVPRLKAEYKDRVVTALTEEFSYKNVMQVPKLEKIVVSKGVGAAIADKKLIDYALEELTKITGQKAISTMSKKDVAAFKLRKGMPIGVKVTLRGDKMYEFLDRLVTASLPRVRDFNGIKANGFDGRGNYNLGITEQIIYPEINIDQVKKINGMDITFVTSADTDKEAKSLLGELGLPFKKN
- the rplX gene encoding 50S ribosomal protein L24 is translated as MKKFKIKSGDTVKVIAGDHKGSEGKVLQIIKDKDRVLVEGVNLVSKHTKPSAQSPQGGIVKKEASLHISNVMLVEEGVAVRVGYKVDGDTKTRVSKKTKK
- the rplN gene encoding 50S ribosomal protein L14 — protein: MLQTESRLKVADNTGAKEVLVIRVLGGTRKRYASIGDKIVVSVKSATPNGTVKKGQVSRAVVVRTKKEVRRKDGSYIRFDDNACVLLNPTEEMRGTRVFGPVARELREKQFMKIVSLAPEVL
- the rpsQ gene encoding 30S ribosomal protein S17; amino-acid sequence: MEKRNLRKERIGVVSSNKMEKSIVVAETKRVKHPMYGKFVLKTKKYVAHDEQNDCNEGDTVRIMETRPMSKSKRWRLVEILERAK
- the rpmC gene encoding 50S ribosomal protein L29; protein product: MKQSEVKELSTADLNEKLGALQKNYTDLKMAHAITPMENPLELRSLRRTVARIATELTNRELQ
- the rplP gene encoding 50S ribosomal protein L16; amino-acid sequence: MLQPKRVKYRKVQKAKGNMTGISGRGNQLSNGMFGIKSIDQNLLTSRQIEAARIAATRHMKREGQLWIKIFPDKPITKKPLEVRMGKGKGAPDHFVAVIKPGRILFEVGGVPMNVAKEALRLAAQKLPVRTKFVVARDFDINA
- the rpsC gene encoding 30S ribosomal protein S3 produces the protein MGQKTNPIGNRLGIIRGWESNWYGGNDYGDKIAEDDKIRKYIHARLSKASVSRVIIERTLKLVTVTITTARPGIIIGKGGQEVDKLKEELKKITGKEVQINIFEIKRPELDARLVATSVARQIENRISYKRAIKMAIAATMRMNAEGIKIQISGRLNGAEMARSEHFKEGRIPLSTFRADIDYALVEAHTTYGRLGVKVWIMKGEVYGKRELSPLVGLSKKQSGSKGGGDRAKRQPRRRK
- the rplV gene encoding 50S ribosomal protein L22, which produces MGVRKKNMADQLKADRKQRAFAKLTNCPTSPRKMRLVADQIRGVEVEKALQILKFSPKEASINLEKLLLSAIANWQAKNEDATIEDAGLFVKTICVDSAGMLKRLRPAPQGRAHRIRKRSNHVTLELGSKNLSN